A region from the uncultured Stenotrophomonas sp. genome encodes:
- the yibN gene encoding putative rhodanese-related sulfurtransferase (Evidence 3 : Function proposed based on presence of conserved amino acid motif, structural feature or limited homology; Product type pe : putative enzyme), translated as MTRVNYEELLAFAGRNPMLSLAFAGLTVAIIVTEIKHLFRGYKSLKPAELTRLINAGEAVVIDLSASADFEKGHIVGSRNVQPAQLTPAHKLLAAAKQSPVVLLCRSGNTAATAAKALKKAGFEQVSVLDGGIAAWQAADLPLVKGRG; from the coding sequence GTGACCCGTGTGAATTACGAAGAGCTGCTGGCCTTCGCTGGCCGAAACCCGATGCTGTCGCTGGCCTTCGCCGGCCTGACCGTCGCCATCATCGTCACCGAGATCAAGCACCTGTTCCGTGGCTACAAGTCGCTCAAGCCGGCCGAACTGACCCGCCTGATCAACGCCGGCGAGGCGGTGGTGATCGACCTGTCGGCCAGCGCCGACTTCGAGAAGGGCCACATCGTCGGCAGCCGCAACGTGCAGCCGGCGCAGCTGACGCCGGCGCACAAGCTGCTGGCCGCGGCCAAACAGTCGCCGGTGGTGCTGCTGTGCCGCAGCGGCAATACCGCCGCCACCGCCGCCAAGGCGCTGAAGAAGGCCGGTTTCGAGCAGGTGTCGGTGCTCGACGGCGGCATCGCGGCGTGGCAGGCCGCGGACCTGCCGCTGGTCAAGGGCCGCGGCTGA
- a CDS encoding conserved exported hypothetical protein (Evidence 4 : Homologs of previously reported genes of unknown function) has protein sequence MKAFRSLLVALLVAAIGIAGAQWLGHESVRDIGEVIVRAGGNDYIATLPQAALALLIAGLLLWLAWLLLSAPFRSWARYRRKQGRARLIDGLQALDNGQWQRAGKLLQSAAGEEQARPIALVAAMRAAEARGDTAGAGQYLQQLGEVDAPLHALHSAERWLQQQRPQEAIDALDLPAIQPLPPRALYLRTEALAAAGRAEEAYGQLGALRQQQALPADALAALETRLALQMLDEAGDVNSLASRWEVLPKPLRATPTAIAHYARRAAALNWNDAALHCIEQALDGRWDESLIALYGELPVEKLDSRRASAQRWLQTHPSSPALLLTLSRLARGQGQWPQAEDFLHRAIAQGAGAEAWEELGEGLAANGEDALARQCLLNALRQRRGQAPQPLQRRDLRQQIQDQAVAEERDAHGFPRLPG, from the coding sequence ATGAAGGCATTCCGTTCACTGCTGGTCGCGCTGCTGGTCGCCGCCATCGGCATCGCCGGTGCGCAGTGGCTGGGGCATGAATCGGTCCGCGACATCGGCGAGGTGATCGTGCGCGCCGGCGGCAACGACTACATCGCCACGCTGCCGCAGGCCGCGCTGGCGCTGCTGATCGCCGGCCTGCTGCTGTGGCTGGCGTGGCTGCTGCTCAGCGCGCCGTTCCGCAGCTGGGCGCGCTACCGCCGCAAGCAGGGCCGCGCGCGCCTGATCGACGGCCTGCAGGCCCTGGACAACGGCCAGTGGCAGCGTGCCGGAAAACTGCTGCAAAGCGCCGCCGGCGAAGAACAGGCGCGGCCGATCGCCCTGGTCGCGGCGATGCGCGCGGCCGAGGCACGCGGCGACACCGCCGGCGCCGGCCAGTACCTGCAACAGCTGGGCGAAGTGGACGCCCCCCTGCACGCCCTGCACAGCGCCGAGCGCTGGTTGCAGCAGCAGCGCCCGCAGGAGGCCATCGACGCGCTCGACCTGCCTGCGATCCAGCCGCTGCCGCCGCGCGCCCTGTACCTGCGCACCGAAGCGCTGGCCGCCGCCGGTCGTGCCGAAGAGGCCTACGGCCAGCTCGGCGCACTGCGCCAGCAGCAGGCACTACCGGCCGATGCGCTGGCCGCGCTGGAAACCCGGCTCGCCCTGCAGATGCTGGACGAGGCCGGCGACGTCAACAGCCTCGCCAGCCGCTGGGAAGTGCTGCCCAAGCCGCTGCGCGCCACGCCCACGGCCATCGCGCACTATGCCCGCCGCGCGGCCGCGCTGAACTGGAACGATGCCGCCCTGCACTGCATCGAGCAGGCGCTGGACGGCCGCTGGGACGAAAGCCTGATCGCGCTGTACGGCGAACTGCCGGTGGAAAAACTCGACTCCCGCCGCGCCAGCGCGCAACGCTGGCTGCAGACCCACCCGTCCAGCCCGGCGCTGCTGCTGACCCTGTCACGGCTGGCCCGCGGCCAGGGGCAATGGCCGCAGGCCGAGGACTTCCTGCACCGCGCCATCGCCCAGGGCGCGGGCGCCGAAGCATGGGAGGAACTCGGCGAAGGCCTCGCCGCCAACGGCGAGGACGCGCTGGCCCGGCAGTGCCTGCTCAACGCCCTGCGCCAGCGTCGCGGACAGGCACCGCAACCGCTGCAACGCCGCGACCTGCGCCAGCAGATACAGGACCAGGCGGTGGCGGAGGAACGCGACGCGCATGGGTTCCCGCGGTTGCCGGGATGA
- the gpsA gene encoding glycerol-3-phosphate dehydrogenase (NAD+) (Evidence 2a : Function of homologous gene experimentally demonstrated in an other organism; Product type e : enzyme): MSTTDAEKIAVLGAGSWGTALASLLARHGHPTVLWGRDANVIEAIDQRHENPRYLPGIPLPGSLRASTDLAATVAGARWILVVVPSHAFTQTVRTLAPLLPAGAGVAWATKGFEPGSGRFLHEVAREVLGADVPLAVVTGPSFAKEVTLGLPTAITVHGDDAAFTREVAEAMHGPAFRAYTGDDMVGAELGGAMKNVLAVATGVADGMQLGLNARAGLITRGLNEMLRLAAAIGAKPETLMGLAGLGDLVLTSTGDLSRNRRLGLALGRGQSLPEAVKEIGQVVESVQTADEVMRQAGRHGIDLPISQAVQAVLHGELSPTDGLKQLLAREQKPEYPETLFK; encoded by the coding sequence ATGAGTACGACCGACGCGGAAAAGATCGCCGTCCTTGGCGCGGGCTCCTGGGGCACCGCGCTGGCCAGCCTGCTGGCCCGGCACGGTCACCCGACCGTGCTGTGGGGGCGCGACGCCAACGTCATCGAGGCGATCGACCAGCGTCACGAGAATCCCCGCTACCTGCCGGGGATTCCGCTGCCCGGGTCGCTGCGCGCCAGCACCGACCTGGCCGCCACCGTGGCCGGCGCGCGCTGGATCCTGGTGGTGGTGCCCTCGCACGCCTTCACCCAGACCGTGCGCACGCTGGCGCCATTGCTTCCGGCCGGTGCCGGCGTGGCATGGGCGACCAAGGGTTTCGAGCCCGGTTCCGGCCGCTTCCTGCATGAAGTCGCGCGCGAAGTGCTGGGCGCCGACGTGCCGCTGGCGGTGGTCACCGGCCCGTCCTTCGCCAAGGAGGTCACGCTGGGCCTGCCCACCGCGATCACCGTGCACGGCGACGATGCCGCCTTCACCCGCGAAGTGGCCGAGGCCATGCACGGCCCGGCGTTCCGTGCCTATACCGGCGACGACATGGTCGGTGCCGAACTGGGCGGGGCGATGAAGAACGTGCTGGCGGTGGCCACCGGCGTGGCCGACGGCATGCAGCTGGGCCTGAACGCCCGCGCCGGACTGATCACCCGCGGCCTCAACGAAATGCTGCGGCTGGCCGCGGCCATCGGCGCCAAGCCCGAGACCCTGATGGGCCTGGCCGGGCTGGGCGACCTGGTGCTGACCAGCACCGGCGACCTGTCGCGCAACCGCCGGCTCGGCCTGGCGCTGGGGCGCGGGCAGAGCCTGCCGGAGGCGGTGAAGGAAATCGGCCAGGTGGTCGAGTCGGTGCAGACCGCCGACGAGGTGATGCGCCAGGCCGGCCGCCACGGCATCGACCTGCCGATCTCGCAGGCGGTGCAGGCGGTGCTGCACGGCGAACTCAGCCCCACCGACGGCCTCAAGCAGCTGCTGGCGCGCGAACAGAAGCCGGAATACCCGGAAACGCTGTTCAAATAG
- a CDS encoding putative uroporphyrinogen-III synthase protein (Evidence 3 : Function proposed based on presence of conserved amino acid motif, structural feature or limited homology), protein MNSRAYAPATPAWHLISLRPAGQHAALRHAAARFGARTLAVSPWRLRLHDDDATRDALLQALAGDLLVFTSPAAATAAMRLVPAERWEAATLVAVGEGTARVLRRHGAGNVSAPARMDSEGLLALPAMAGLQGKRVALVTAPGGRGVIAAQVQARGARLQRVDVYERVPQALPAATLARLQALAGPAVLAVSSGEALERVLPQLPPTLRQRWQQQPAVVASERLRALAAAHGFAHVHVAAGPLPAQLAAAAYAAIRPSGR, encoded by the coding sequence ATGAACAGCCGTGCCTATGCGCCGGCCACCCCGGCCTGGCACCTGATCTCCCTGCGCCCCGCCGGCCAGCACGCCGCGCTGCGCCACGCCGCCGCCCGTTTCGGCGCGCGCACGCTGGCGGTTTCGCCGTGGCGCCTGCGGCTGCACGACGACGACGCCACCCGCGATGCCCTGCTGCAGGCGCTGGCCGGCGACCTGCTGGTGTTCACCAGCCCGGCCGCGGCCACCGCGGCGATGCGGCTGGTGCCGGCGGAGCGCTGGGAAGCCGCCACGCTGGTCGCGGTCGGCGAAGGCACCGCCCGCGTCCTGCGCCGCCACGGGGCAGGCAACGTCTCGGCGCCGGCACGGATGGACAGCGAAGGCCTGCTGGCGCTGCCGGCGATGGCCGGCCTGCAGGGCAAACGGGTGGCGCTGGTCACCGCCCCCGGCGGCCGTGGCGTCATCGCCGCGCAGGTGCAGGCACGCGGTGCGCGGCTGCAGCGCGTGGACGTCTACGAACGCGTGCCGCAGGCGTTGCCGGCCGCCACCCTCGCCCGCCTGCAGGCGCTGGCGGGCCCGGCGGTGCTGGCAGTGAGCAGCGGCGAAGCCCTCGAACGCGTGTTGCCGCAACTGCCCCCCACCCTGCGCCAGCGCTGGCAGCAACAGCCGGCCGTCGTCGCCAGCGAACGGCTGCGCGCACTGGCGGCCGCGCATGGCTTCGCCCACGTGCACGTCGCCGCCGGCCCGCTGCCGGCGCAACTGGCCGCCGCCGCATACGCTGCAATCCGGCCTTCCGGCCGCTGA
- a CDS encoding conserved hypothetical protein (Evidence 4 : Homologs of previously reported genes of unknown function) — protein sequence MAKRKKEVSLVRSSAAEYLTFVAASGNGGVEAVYADENVWLTQKMMAALYDVEIPTINYHLKKVFSDSELQEDSVIRNFLTTAADGKNYDTKHYSLAAIIAVGYKVNSERAVQFRKWATGIVEEFAIKGWAMDVERLKQGGSILSEQYFEEQLQRVREIRLSERKFYQKITDIYATAIDYDVTAQATKRFFATVQNKLHWAIHGQTAAEVIVARADADKTSMGLTSWKDAPRGKIQKYDVVVAKNYLTEDELAQLSRLVNAYLDVAEDMAKRKLPMTMQDWEIRLNRFIEATDRGVLQDAGRVTAEIARAHAESEFEKYRIVQDRLFQSDFDRLILQVADENNEEGA from the coding sequence ATGGCGAAGAGGAAGAAGGAGGTTTCCCTTGTTCGCTCCTCGGCAGCGGAGTATCTGACCTTTGTGGCCGCCAGCGGCAATGGCGGCGTGGAGGCGGTGTATGCCGATGAGAACGTCTGGCTGACGCAGAAAATGATGGCGGCGCTCTACGACGTGGAGATTCCGACCATCAACTATCACCTGAAGAAAGTGTTTTCCGACAGCGAACTGCAGGAAGATTCAGTTATTAGAAATTTTCTAACAACTGCCGCCGATGGAAAAAACTACGACACCAAGCACTACAGCTTGGCGGCCATCATTGCCGTTGGCTACAAGGTCAATTCCGAGCGGGCGGTGCAGTTCCGCAAGTGGGCCACGGGCATTGTCGAGGAGTTTGCCATCAAGGGCTGGGCCATGGATGTGGAGCGCCTGAAGCAAGGCGGCTCGATCCTGTCCGAGCAGTATTTCGAGGAGCAGCTCCAGCGTGTCCGCGAGATACGCCTTTCGGAACGCAAGTTCTATCAGAAGATTACCGACATTTACGCCACCGCCATCGACTATGACGTGACGGCACAGGCAACCAAGCGGTTCTTTGCCACCGTGCAAAACAAACTGCACTGGGCCATTCATGGGCAGACGGCGGCAGAAGTGATCGTTGCACGCGCCGATGCGGACAAAACCAGCATGGGGCTGACATCGTGGAAAGACGCTCCGCGCGGGAAAATCCAGAAATACGATGTGGTCGTTGCCAAGAACTACCTCACGGAGGATGAACTGGCGCAGCTTTCCCGGCTGGTGAACGCCTATCTGGATGTGGCCGAGGACATGGCAAAACGCAAGCTCCCCATGACCATGCAGGATTGGGAAATCCGCTTGAACCGCTTCATTGAGGCCACTGACCGCGGAGTCTTGCAGGATGCCGGTCGTGTGACGGCTGAAATCGCCAGGGCGCACGCCGAAAGCGAATTCGAGAAATACCGCATCGTGCAGGATCGGCTTTTTCAGAGCGATTTTGACCGCTTGATACTGCAAGTCGCAGACGAAAACAACGAGGAAGGCGCATGA
- a CDS encoding putative thioesterase domain protein (Evidence 3 : Function proposed based on presence of conserved amino acid motif, structural feature or limited homology), with protein MPDTADLAPLLHDLQTTLAAMPPVAAMGIRIAGYDKGALRLTAPAAANVNDKGNAFGGSLASVMTLAGWGLVSLRLSLAGREAGVYVADSSIRYRAPVYGDLETSARAAPGEDWEAFLEQFDKRGRARMTIRAQIEGGAAELEGRFVALAKG; from the coding sequence ATGCCCGATACCGCCGACCTCGCCCCGCTGCTGCACGACCTGCAGACCACCCTCGCCGCCATGCCGCCGGTGGCGGCGATGGGCATCCGCATCGCCGGCTACGACAAGGGCGCGCTGCGCCTGACCGCGCCGGCGGCGGCCAACGTCAACGACAAGGGCAACGCCTTCGGCGGCAGCCTGGCCTCGGTGATGACCCTGGCCGGCTGGGGGCTGGTGAGCCTGCGGTTGTCGCTGGCCGGGCGCGAGGCCGGGGTCTACGTGGCCGACAGCAGCATCCGCTACCGGGCGCCGGTCTATGGCGACCTGGAGACCAGCGCGCGCGCGGCGCCGGGCGAGGACTGGGAAGCCTTCCTCGAACAGTTCGACAAGCGCGGCCGGGCGCGGATGACAATCCGTGCGCAGATCGAAGGCGGCGCCGCTGAGCTGGAAGGGCGCTTCGTCGCGCTGGCGAAGGGCTAG
- a CDS encoding conserved hypothetical protein (Evidence 4 : Homologs of previously reported genes of unknown function): protein MNARVQHHVAGRLSLRPPQAESLAKLKTALDSAPEMLEQERDVSAVLSTLKAQFATLEDFEREFPSLCFALATGVGKTRLMGAFITYLHLAHGINNFFVLAPNLTIYNKLIADFTPNTPKYVFKGISEFAINAPRVITGDNYDQSGLDITSDLFGEVRINIFNISKINSEVRGGKEPRIKRMREVLGDSYFNHLANLPDLVLLMDESHRYRASAGVRSINELKPLFGLELTATPFVESARGPMPFKNVVMDYPLARAMADGFVKEPAVVTQRNFDPKAHTPEAQEKIKLEDGVRLHETTKVELLTYARENGVKQVKPFMLVIARDTTHAAALLSLLESDAFYEGRYKGKVIQVDSSRSGAEEEAMIARLLAVESVDEPTEIVIHVNMLKEGWDVTNLYTIVPLRAANARTLVEQSIGRGLRLPYGKRTGVEAVDRLNIVAHDKFQEIIDDSRKGDSPIKLKQLILDAPDEDDRKASVQVPSGVEDRLGLNALPQPDSATVVREPGVAYMPAPALTTDAEKAVARATLEAIKELETERELVPNSVALTKPEVQKKLVEKVEEKLKSKQGDLLGGADPNAAPVDVASIVETTSKIVVEGTIDIPRIAVVPTGEVTTGFHPFTLDVSQLHLQPGQREILIHNLHTDGQTTLAADVGLTEKRPEDYVVHALVNFDDIDYFTQAELLYDLAGQMVRHLQGYLSESEVIEVLDRHRELIAREIHAQMQAHFWEQATGYDVQVSRGFTELKPCNYTTTAGRLPLHYKDGGFELGKIKQYLFGGFSKCLYPLQRFDSDSERRFSIILERDAVRWFKPAKGQFQMYYKLGSEQPEYIPDFVAETDAAILMAETKKKDDIPTEEVQAKAEAAVRWCKHASDYAMSMGGKPWKYLLIPHNEITEDKALTDYLRFEKK from the coding sequence ATGAACGCCCGCGTGCAACATCACGTCGCCGGGCGCCTGTCGTTGCGCCCACCGCAGGCCGAGTCGCTGGCGAAGTTGAAAACGGCGCTGGACAGTGCGCCCGAGATGTTGGAGCAGGAACGGGACGTATCCGCCGTTCTGTCCACGTTGAAGGCGCAGTTCGCCACGCTGGAAGATTTCGAGCGCGAGTTCCCTTCGCTGTGCTTCGCACTGGCAACCGGCGTGGGCAAGACGCGGTTGATGGGTGCGTTCATCACCTATCTGCATCTGGCGCACGGCATCAACAACTTCTTCGTGCTCGCACCGAACCTGACCATCTACAACAAGCTGATCGCCGATTTCACGCCGAACACGCCGAAATACGTGTTCAAGGGCATCAGTGAGTTCGCCATCAATGCCCCGCGCGTCATCACCGGCGACAACTACGATCAATCGGGTCTGGACATCACCAGCGACTTGTTCGGTGAAGTACGCATCAACATCTTCAATATTTCCAAAATCAACTCCGAGGTGCGTGGTGGCAAGGAGCCGCGCATCAAGCGCATGCGGGAGGTCTTGGGCGACAGCTATTTCAACCACCTGGCAAACCTGCCCGACCTTGTGTTGCTGATGGACGAATCGCACCGTTACCGCGCCAGCGCGGGTGTGCGCTCCATCAACGAGTTGAAGCCATTGTTCGGTTTGGAACTGACCGCTACGCCGTTCGTGGAATCCGCCCGTGGGCCGATGCCGTTCAAGAACGTGGTGATGGATTACCCACTGGCGCGGGCAATGGCCGATGGCTTCGTCAAGGAACCTGCCGTTGTCACCCAGCGCAATTTTGATCCGAAAGCGCATACACCGGAAGCCCAGGAAAAGATCAAGCTGGAAGACGGCGTACGCCTGCACGAAACCACCAAGGTCGAACTGCTCACCTATGCCCGCGAGAACGGCGTAAAGCAGGTCAAGCCCTTCATGCTGGTGATTGCACGCGATACCACACACGCAGCTGCGCTGCTTTCCCTGCTCGAATCCGATGCGTTCTACGAAGGCCGTTACAAGGGCAAGGTGATTCAGGTCGATTCCAGCCGTTCCGGTGCGGAAGAGGAGGCAATGATTGCCCGCCTGCTGGCCGTGGAAAGCGTGGACGAACCGACTGAAATCGTCATCCACGTCAACATGCTCAAGGAAGGTTGGGATGTCACCAACCTTTACACCATCGTCCCGTTGCGCGCCGCCAATGCGCGCACGCTGGTGGAGCAATCCATCGGTCGCGGCCTGCGCCTGCCTTATGGCAAGCGCACCGGTGTGGAAGCGGTGGATCGGCTGAACATCGTCGCCCACGACAAGTTTCAGGAAATCATCGACGACTCGCGCAAGGGCGATTCGCCGATCAAGCTCAAGCAGCTCATCCTCGATGCGCCCGATGAGGACGACAGGAAAGCCAGCGTGCAGGTGCCTTCCGGTGTGGAGGATCGGCTGGGCCTGAATGCCTTGCCGCAGCCTGATTCGGCCACTGTCGTGCGAGAACCGGGGGTGGCATATATGCCTGCGCCCGCATTGACCACCGATGCGGAGAAGGCCGTGGCGCGCGCCACGCTGGAGGCCATCAAGGAACTGGAAACCGAAAGGGAGCTGGTTCCGAACAGCGTTGCCCTGACCAAGCCGGAAGTGCAGAAGAAGCTGGTCGAGAAGGTCGAAGAGAAGCTGAAGTCAAAGCAAGGGGATTTGCTGGGCGGAGCGGATCCGAATGCCGCGCCGGTCGATGTTGCCTCCATCGTCGAAACTACGTCGAAGATCGTGGTGGAAGGCACCATCGACATTCCGCGCATCGCCGTCGTCCCCACGGGCGAAGTGACGACCGGCTTTCATCCGTTCACGCTGGATGTCAGCCAACTCCACCTGCAACCCGGCCAGCGCGAAATCCTCATCCATAACCTGCATACCGACGGACAGACCACGCTTGCAGCGGATGTCGGCCTGACCGAAAAGCGGCCCGAAGACTATGTCGTCCACGCTCTCGTCAACTTCGACGACATCGACTATTTCACCCAGGCCGAACTGTTGTACGACCTGGCCGGCCAGATGGTGAGGCACCTGCAAGGCTATCTGTCCGAATCGGAAGTGATCGAAGTACTGGACAGGCATCGTGAACTGATTGCGCGGGAAATCCACGCGCAGATGCAGGCCCATTTCTGGGAGCAGGCCACTGGCTACGACGTGCAGGTCAGCCGGGGGTTTACCGAACTCAAGCCCTGCAACTACACGACCACTGCGGGCCGGCTGCCGCTTCATTACAAGGACGGCGGCTTCGAACTCGGCAAGATCAAGCAATATCTGTTCGGCGGATTTTCCAAGTGCCTGTACCCGCTCCAGCGGTTCGACTCCGACTCGGAGCGTCGTTTCTCCATCATCCTGGAGCGCGATGCAGTGCGATGGTTCAAGCCCGCCAAGGGCCAGTTCCAGATGTATTACAAGCTGGGCAGCGAGCAGCCGGAATACATCCCCGACTTCGTGGCGGAAACCGACGCTGCAATCCTGATGGCGGAGACCAAGAAAAAGGACGACATCCCGACAGAAGAAGTGCAAGCCAAAGCGGAAGCCGCCGTGCGCTGGTGCAAGCATGCGTCCGACTACGCCATGAGCATGGGCGGGAAGCCGTGGAAATATCTGCTCATTCCGCACAATGAAATCACGGAAGACAAGGCGCTGACTGACTATCTTCGCTTCGAGAAGAAATAG
- a CDS encoding conserved exported hypothetical protein (Evidence 4 : Homologs of previously reported genes of unknown function) has protein sequence MQRRLFPCLIALSLLLLATTVQAAGLSRAQRAKLAQAQEAYVAAVRWSDFEAAEGFIDPAYWQEHPLSDLQRERYRQVQVSGYRERSSGVGADGTIERRIEMKVVNRNTQAERTVMVNERWRWDAEGKRWWQAQGLPDLWQGQ, from the coding sequence ATGCAACGACGACTTTTCCCCTGCCTGATCGCGCTGTCGCTGCTGCTGTTGGCGACGACCGTGCAGGCCGCCGGCCTGAGCCGGGCCCAGCGCGCGAAACTGGCCCAGGCCCAGGAGGCCTACGTGGCGGCGGTGCGCTGGAGCGACTTCGAGGCCGCCGAGGGCTTCATCGACCCCGCCTACTGGCAGGAACACCCGTTGAGCGACCTGCAGCGCGAGCGCTACCGGCAGGTGCAGGTGTCCGGCTACCGCGAGCGTTCCAGCGGCGTCGGCGCCGATGGCACGATCGAGCGCCGCATCGAGATGAAGGTGGTCAACCGCAACACCCAGGCCGAGCGCACGGTGATGGTGAACGAACGCTGGCGCTGGGACGCGGAGGGCAAGCGCTGGTGGCAGGCGCAGGGGCTGCCGGACCTGTGGCAGGGGCAGTAA
- the secB gene encoding protein export chaperone (Evidence 2a : Function of homologous gene experimentally demonstrated in an other organism; PubMedId : 12475171, 14643199, 15128935, 21194699, 2656409, 9564033, 9828004; Product type f : factor) — translation MSEENNNAAAVPAETANGPAFTVEKIYVKDVSFESPNSPVIFNENVQPELQLNLNQKVQRLSENAFEVVLGVTLTCKAGDKTAYVAEVEQAGVFGLIGLEPQAIDVLLGTQCPNILFPYVRSTISELVQAGGFPPFYLQPINFDGLYAETLRQRQQQAEGASLADSEPAGNA, via the coding sequence ATGTCCGAAGAGAACAACAACGCCGCCGCCGTCCCGGCCGAAACCGCCAACGGCCCGGCGTTCACCGTCGAGAAGATCTACGTCAAGGACGTTTCCTTCGAATCCCCGAATTCGCCGGTCATCTTCAACGAGAACGTGCAGCCGGAGCTGCAGCTGAACCTGAACCAGAAGGTGCAGCGCCTGTCCGAGAACGCCTTTGAGGTGGTGCTGGGCGTGACCTTGACCTGCAAGGCCGGCGACAAGACCGCCTACGTGGCCGAAGTGGAGCAGGCCGGCGTGTTCGGCCTGATCGGCCTGGAGCCGCAGGCCATCGACGTGCTGCTCGGCACCCAGTGCCCGAACATCCTGTTCCCGTACGTGCGTTCGACCATCAGCGAGCTGGTGCAGGCCGGCGGCTTCCCGCCGTTCTACCTGCAGCCGATCAACTTCGACGGCCTGTACGCCGAAACCCTGCGCCAGCGCCAGCAGCAGGCCGAAGGCGCCTCGCTGGCCGACTCCGAGCCGGCTGGCAACGCCTGA
- a CDS encoding Exported heme biosynthesis enzyme: protein MNDDSPTPPRRLPLRWLAAILVVLAATAAGWFFWRGWQAEQRQDEQARATTARQLADLQKTVEDLRRDQRATARGVQDAASTNRVLRDEVLGLGQRSALLEENLARLADNSREGTQAVRREEAELLLVQARQRLVYAADLDGARRLYALAAGVMEDLDGPRYLNLRQALMQERNALDALGPGVRARSAEQLTQWAAALDTLPEQPQAAPADKQPWWQQMLSPLVQIRPADPQVLAARSERIAAHDALQIELSLARAALERGDAGAWQQALQRMDAWLLRLWPDTPQRQQQRQLLDELGKADLQIAAPELGSTLQQLRGMREAKEAP, encoded by the coding sequence ATGAACGACGACTCCCCCACCCCACCGCGCCGCCTTCCGCTGCGCTGGCTCGCCGCCATACTGGTGGTGCTGGCCGCAACCGCCGCCGGCTGGTTCTTCTGGCGCGGCTGGCAGGCCGAGCAGCGGCAGGACGAACAGGCCCGCGCCACCACCGCCCGGCAGCTGGCCGACCTGCAGAAGACGGTGGAAGACCTGCGCCGCGACCAGCGCGCCACCGCGCGCGGCGTGCAGGATGCGGCCAGCACCAACCGCGTGCTGCGCGACGAAGTGCTCGGCCTCGGCCAGCGCAGCGCGCTGCTGGAGGAAAACCTCGCCCGGCTTGCCGACAACTCGCGCGAAGGCACCCAGGCCGTGCGCCGCGAGGAGGCCGAGCTGCTGCTCGTCCAGGCCCGGCAGCGCCTCGTCTACGCCGCCGACCTCGATGGCGCGCGCCGGCTGTATGCATTGGCCGCCGGGGTGATGGAGGACCTCGACGGCCCCCGTTACCTCAACCTGCGCCAGGCGCTGATGCAGGAGCGCAACGCGCTCGACGCGCTCGGCCCCGGCGTCCGTGCGCGCAGCGCGGAGCAACTCACACAATGGGCCGCCGCACTGGACACCCTGCCCGAGCAACCGCAGGCGGCGCCCGCGGACAAACAACCGTGGTGGCAGCAGATGCTGTCGCCGCTGGTGCAGATCCGCCCGGCCGACCCGCAGGTACTGGCCGCCCGTTCCGAGCGCATCGCCGCCCACGACGCCCTGCAGATCGAACTGAGCCTGGCCCGCGCCGCGCTGGAGCGCGGCGATGCCGGCGCCTGGCAACAGGCCCTGCAACGCATGGACGCCTGGCTGCTGCGGCTGTGGCCGGACACTCCGCAGCGCCAGCAGCAACGGCAGCTGCTGGACGAACTGGGCAAGGCCGACCTGCAGATCGCCGCACCTGAACTGGGCAGCACCCTGCAGCAACTGCGCGGCATGCGCGAGGCGAAGGAGGCACCATGA